Genomic DNA from Candidatus Nitronereus thalassa:
CGGGTTCCGTCTCGTAATAGGAAGAGGTGCCGGTGACCTGGGAATGAGGAAGCAAACCCATTAACGCGATGGCACGGTCGCAAAAGTCTTGTCGATTTCCACGATTAGAGCCAAATGCAATAAAGGCAGTTTCGGTAGCCATGATTGTAGTGATGCGTTCTCGGGGTCTCCGTTTTAAGAAGGGGGTGAGGGAAATTTTCCTACTCCATTCATTACCACCCGATTTTCTTCATTCGGTCCACGGCTTCGGCCAATCGATCCTTGGTGGTGGTAATGGTCATGCGAATGTACCCTTCGCCTGGAGCGCCGAACCCGTTTCCGGGCGTGGTGACGATGCCTGCCTTTTCCAAAAGATGCGCGGTGAATGAGGCGGATGTATAGCCTTTGGGGACCTCAATCCATACGTAAAACGCAGCCGCTGGAGTTTCAAACTGCAGCCCAAGATTTTTGAGTCCGGCCACTAACACATCACGACGTTCTTGATAAATGGCTCGCAGGCCGTCGGTGAGTTGGTCGTCGGATTCCAGGGCGGTGATTCCGGCTTCCTGGATGGCCTGGAATTGCCCCGAATCCATATTGCTTTTGATTTGGGCCAAACCTGCAATCACTTCCGCTCGTCCCACGGCAAAGCCAATTCGCCAGCCAGTCATGTTGAAGGTTTTGGACAAGGAATGAAATTCAACTCCCACATCCATGGCACCTTCTGCTTCCAAAAAGCTCGATGGCCGTTTGCCGTCATAATAAATTTCAGAGTAGGCCGCATCGTGACAGATAATAATGTGGTGCTCTTTGGCAAAATCCACCACACGGTTGAAAAATGGCTTGTCCGCAATCACCGACGTGGGATTGTTCGGCGAATTTAAAAACATCAATTTGGCTTTTTTGAGGATGTCCTTGGGAATGGCACCAAGATCTGGAAGAAACTTGTTCTGTTTTGTCAGCGCCATTTCATGCATTGTTCCTCCGGCAAAACTCGTGGCGACCGGATACACCGGATATCCAGGACTTGGCACGAGCACGACATCGCCAGGATCGATAAACGCCAGGGGCACATGCCCAATCCCTTCCTTTGACCCGATAAGTGTCACGACCTCAGTCTTCGGATCTGCCGTGACATTGAAACGCCGCTTGTACCAGTCCGCGACGGCAGTGCGGAAGGACAACATGCCACTCGAGGAAGGGTACTGGTGATGCTGAGGTTTAGTCACCGCTTCCTGCATAGCCTTGATGATAGGTTCAGGCGTGGGTAGGTCAGGATCGCCGATGCCTAAATTGATAATATCCACGCCACGAGCCACGGCGGCTTGTTTCATGTCATCGATGGCCTTAAACAAATATGGGGGCAAGGTTTTAATTCGTTGGGCATAGGAAATAGGAAAACCGCTCATTCCAATCGACTCCTTGTTAAGTATTAGTCTAAAGAAAGTACCGCGAATCGTTGATGAATCGAAGAACGGTAACGTTACTGTACTAGTGGGGTGGGGATCAAGGATGAGGCGAAGGAATTGGTTTTATGTGGGCGCGAAAGCCTACATAGAATAAATTTAAAACTGGGTTTCCAATTAAAAATGTCGGGAACGACTGAAGGGATAAGATGTTAGACAGTAGTAATGTGGGCAATCAAACGATCAGCTAATTCATGCGATTGTGGCAGGACTCGCGAAGCGGCTTCCAACAACGCCTTCGTCGTCGTTCCTACCTTTTGAACATCACTCGCGCATTCGCGACACAAGGCTTCCACTCCCTCTCTCTCTAATTCCAAATGAAACAATAACCCATATGCGTGTTCCCCATACCGA
This window encodes:
- a CDS encoding LL-diaminopimelate aminotransferase, which codes for MSGFPISYAQRIKTLPPYLFKAIDDMKQAAVARGVDIINLGIGDPDLPTPEPIIKAMQEAVTKPQHHQYPSSSGMLSFRTAVADWYKRRFNVTADPKTEVVTLIGSKEGIGHVPLAFIDPGDVVLVPSPGYPVYPVATSFAGGTMHEMALTKQNKFLPDLGAIPKDILKKAKLMFLNSPNNPTSVIADKPFFNRVVDFAKEHHIIICHDAAYSEIYYDGKRPSSFLEAEGAMDVGVEFHSLSKTFNMTGWRIGFAVGRAEVIAGLAQIKSNMDSGQFQAIQEAGITALESDDQLTDGLRAIYQERRDVLVAGLKNLGLQFETPAAAFYVWIEVPKGYTSASFTAHLLEKAGIVTTPGNGFGAPGEGYIRMTITTTKDRLAEAVDRMKKIGW